One part of the Ralstonia pickettii genome encodes these proteins:
- the ybgC gene encoding tol-pal system-associated acyl-CoA thioesterase, with protein MSSFDWNLRVYWEDTDAGGVVFYANYLKFFERARTEWLRALGVDQQVLADTTGAIFVVRSTAVDYRAPARLDDLLQIRSRMERVGPASVQFAQEGWRGDVLLASGTIRVGCVDRLTFRPTPIPAPVLATIKAAA; from the coding sequence ATGTCTTCTTTTGACTGGAACCTGCGCGTGTATTGGGAAGATACCGACGCAGGCGGCGTCGTGTTTTACGCCAACTATTTGAAATTTTTCGAGCGCGCCCGCACCGAGTGGCTGCGCGCGCTTGGGGTCGATCAGCAGGTGCTGGCCGACACGACCGGAGCCATTTTCGTGGTGCGCAGCACTGCCGTGGATTACCGCGCGCCGGCACGCCTGGACGACCTGCTTCAGATCCGTTCGCGTATGGAACGGGTCGGCCCCGCGTCGGTCCAATTCGCCCAAGAAGGCTGGCGCGGCGACGTTTTGCTCGCATCAGGCACGATTCGTGTTGGATGTGTCGACCGGCTCACTTTCCGGCCGACCCCGATTCCCGCTCCCGTACTCGCAACCATCAAAGCCGCCGCATGA